A region of Salmo salar chromosome ssa17, Ssal_v3.1, whole genome shotgun sequence DNA encodes the following proteins:
- the smkr1 gene encoding small lysine-rich protein 1: MPTQSTKSRKSRSHSGKPVKKAERRRRSSKKRSVSAKATKSEVDILSPAAMQNVYYISHNAVDCLAFRGFGWPESTKKKTAGMKGKKTKNKK; encoded by the exons ATG CCTACACAATCAACAAAATCCAGAAAGTCAAGGTCACATAGTGGCAAGCCTGTCAAAaaggctgagaggaggaggaggtcatcCAAGAAGAGATCAGTCAGTGCCAAAGCCACCAAGTCAGAAGTGGACATTCTCAGTCCAGCAGCCATGCAGAATGTTTACTACATTTCCCACAATGCAGTTGACTGTCTGGCGTTCCGAGGCTTTGGATGGCCTGAGTCAACTAAAAAGAAAACAGCAGGAATGAAGGgcaagaaaacaaaaaacaaaaagtgA